One window of Salegentibacter sp. Hel_I_6 genomic DNA carries:
- a CDS encoding AtpZ/AtpI family protein: protein MKNENLNKYLGFVNIAFQMGIIIAGGVLLGIWLDGKFPNKYSAFTISLSLLGVFIALYQVYRSVIKMSEEDEKNEK from the coding sequence ATGAAAAACGAGAACTTAAATAAATACCTGGGGTTTGTAAATATTGCCTTTCAAATGGGAATTATAATTGCCGGTGGGGTTTTGTTGGGCATCTGGTTAGACGGCAAATTCCCTAATAAATATTCGGCATTTACTATTTCTTTATCCTTATTGGGCGTTTTTATAGCGCTTTACCAGGTGTATAGAAGTGTAATTAAAATGAGTGAAGAAGACGAAAAAAATGAAAAATGA
- the atpB gene encoding F0F1 ATP synthase subunit A: MIAHKSLKIIVTFTLALALLPFNAFAKDDSQAEESKEFNPTDMIMHHIGDSHGWHFFGEGESSFTLPLPVILFTNNGMVTFMSSEFHHDTEGHHVVEKDGMRFVNYHEDIYKLDAGAETVEFDEEHNVLNASKPWDFSITKNVAAMLLTVILMLIFFFGLAGHHKKSKNAPAGFNNILETLVLFVRDEIARPQIGDKKYMKFMPFLLTVFFFIWITNLLGLLPGAANVTGNIAVTVSLGLFTLALILINGNKDFWKHTLWMPGIPTFVKPILAVVEVLGLIIKPVALMIRLFANITAGHIIILSLIGLIFILESAGVAGISVPFALFITILELLVAFLQAFIFTMLSALFIGMAVAEHEHH, encoded by the coding sequence ATGATAGCACATAAATCTTTAAAGATTATAGTGACGTTTACACTAGCCTTAGCCTTACTTCCTTTTAACGCTTTTGCCAAGGACGATTCTCAGGCAGAAGAATCTAAAGAATTTAACCCAACAGACATGATTATGCACCATATTGGTGATTCTCATGGCTGGCATTTTTTTGGTGAAGGAGAAAGTTCATTTACTTTACCACTCCCGGTAATTCTTTTTACTAACAATGGTATGGTTACTTTTATGTCCAGTGAATTTCACCACGATACTGAAGGGCATCACGTAGTAGAAAAAGATGGGATGCGTTTTGTTAATTATCACGAAGATATTTACAAATTAGATGCAGGTGCTGAAACTGTTGAGTTTGATGAAGAGCATAATGTGTTAAATGCTAGTAAACCCTGGGATTTTTCTATAACCAAGAACGTAGCTGCTATGTTGCTAACGGTTATTTTGATGTTGATCTTCTTCTTTGGTTTGGCAGGACATCATAAAAAGAGTAAAAATGCGCCGGCAGGCTTCAATAATATTTTAGAGACTTTAGTACTTTTTGTGCGCGATGAGATCGCTAGACCTCAAATTGGTGATAAGAAGTATATGAAGTTTATGCCGTTTTTATTAACTGTATTTTTCTTTATCTGGATTACTAACCTATTAGGTTTGTTGCCAGGTGCTGCCAATGTAACAGGTAATATAGCGGTAACCGTTTCTTTAGGACTTTTTACACTGGCTTTAATATTGATAAACGGAAATAAAGATTTTTGGAAACACACATTGTGGATGCCGGGAATACCTACTTTTGTGAAGCCTATTTTAGCGGTGGTAGAGGTACTTGGCTTAATTATTAAGCCGGTAGCACTTATGATTCGTTTATTTGCGAATATTACCGCGGGTCACATTATTATATTGAGTTTAATAGGATTGATATTTATACTGGAAAGTGCTGGAGTTGCCGGGATCTCGGTTCCTTTTGCCCTTTTCATCACAATACTGGAATTGTTAGTAGCATTCCTTCAAGCGTTTATTTTTACAATGCTGTCGGCCCTGTTTATCGGGATGGCGGTTGCGGAACATGAACATCATTAA
- the atpE gene encoding ATP synthase F0 subunit C — MELLHVGLAALGAGLAVVGAAIGVGKIGGAAMDAIARQPEASGKIQTAMIIAAALVEGVALFGVVAALLGVLTT, encoded by the coding sequence ATGGAATTATTACACGTAGGTCTTGCAGCTTTAGGAGCTGGATTAGCAGTTGTTGGAGCCGCTATTGGCGTTGGTAAAATTGGCGGTGCCGCAATGGACGCTATTGCCCGTCAACCGGAAGCTTCTGGAAAAATCCAGACTGCAATGATTATTGCTGCTGCACTTGTAGAGGGTGTTGCTCTTTTTGGAGTTGTAGCTGCGCTTTTAGGTGTATTGACCACCTAA
- a CDS encoding F0F1 ATP synthase subunit B produces MDLITPEVGLIFWQTIVFLVLMLILAKFAWKPILGAVRTREESINEALASAEDARKEMQNLKADNEKLLKEARAERDEIIKEARQIKEKMIAEAEGDAQKKADQIVAKAKESIEMEKRAAMADIKNQVATLSIEIAEKVIGKELSTEEKQHQMIDKMLNDATLN; encoded by the coding sequence ATGGATTTAATTACTCCTGAAGTTGGTCTTATTTTTTGGCAAACCATCGTATTTTTAGTACTGATGCTTATTCTTGCCAAATTCGCCTGGAAGCCAATTCTTGGTGCGGTAAGAACCCGTGAAGAGTCTATTAACGAAGCTCTTGCTTCTGCTGAAGACGCGCGGAAAGAAATGCAAAATCTTAAGGCAGATAACGAAAAGTTATTGAAAGAAGCTCGTGCCGAAAGAGATGAAATTATTAAAGAAGCTCGCCAGATAAAGGAGAAGATGATTGCTGAGGCCGAAGGAGATGCACAAAAAAAGGCAGATCAAATTGTGGCTAAGGCTAAAGAAAGCATCGAGATGGAAAAGCGTGCAGCAATGGCCGATATTAAAAACCAGGTTGCAACACTTTCTATAGAAATTGCTGAAAAAGTAATTGGTAAAGAATTATCTACCGAGGAGAAACAACATCAAATGATAGACAAGATGTTGAATGATGCTACCTTAAATTAA
- the atpH gene encoding ATP synthase F1 subunit delta: MKGTRAAKRYAKAILDLAKEKNSADTVFTDMQQISQTIAKSEDLANMLKSPVINSSVKKASLKEIFKSAGEITQGSFDVLIENGRINILDLVARNYIVRYNTLNKSQEAIVTSAVPLTPELEEKILAKVKELTGTGAKIKNVVNKDIIGGFVLRVGDLQYDASVSRNLNRLKRELKTNAYISSI; the protein is encoded by the coding sequence ATGAAAGGAACCAGGGCAGCAAAACGATATGCGAAAGCAATCTTAGATTTAGCGAAAGAGAAAAATTCTGCAGATACTGTTTTTACAGATATGCAGCAAATTTCTCAAACTATCGCAAAAAGTGAAGATCTTGCTAATATGCTTAAAAGTCCGGTTATAAATTCATCGGTTAAAAAAGCGAGTTTAAAAGAAATTTTTAAAAGTGCTGGCGAAATTACTCAGGGTAGTTTTGATGTGCTTATTGAAAATGGAAGAATTAATATTCTTGATTTAGTAGCGAGAAATTATATTGTTCGTTACAATACATTAAACAAGTCTCAGGAAGCGATTGTAACTTCGGCTGTACCTTTAACACCAGAACTGGAAGAGAAAATTCTAGCTAAGGTGAAAGAATTAACAGGAACCGGGGCTAAGATTAAAAATGTTGTCAATAAGGATATTATAGGAGGTTTTGTTTTAAGGGTTGGTGATTTGCAATATGATGCCAGCGTCTCCCGAAATCTTAATAGGTTGAAAAGAGAATTGAAAACAAACGCATACATATCATCAATATAA
- the atpA gene encoding F0F1 ATP synthase subunit alpha, translating into MAEVNPAEVSAILKKQLSGFESGASLDEVGTVLTVGDGIANVYGLANAQYGELVQFDSGLEGMVLNLEEDNVGIVLLGPSKGVREGSVVKRTERIASINVGEGIVGRVVDTLGSPIDGKGAIEGETFEMPLERKAPGVIFRQPVTEPLQTGIKSIDAMVPVGRGQRELVIGDRQTGKTTVCIDTILNQKEFFDAGKPVHCIYVAIGQKASTVAGIAKVLEDKGAMEYTTIVAANASDPAPMQVYAPFAGAAIGEYFRDTGRPALIIYDDLSKQAVAYREVSLLLRRPPGREAYPGDVFFLHSRLLERASKVIDDDDIAKGMNDLPDVLKDKIKGGGSLTALPIIETQAGDVSAYIPTNVISITDGQIFLTSDLFNSGVRPAIDVGISVSRVGGSAQIKSMKKVAGTLKLDQAQYRELEAFAKFGSDLDPTTLRVIQKGKRNVEILKQAENDPYPVEDQIAIIYAGSKNLLKDVPVEKVKEFERDYLEYLNAKHRDMLDTLKAGKLTDEVTDTLVSVAKELSAKYKK; encoded by the coding sequence ATGGCAGAAGTAAATCCTGCTGAAGTATCAGCAATATTAAAGAAACAATTATCAGGTTTTGAAAGCGGAGCCTCTTTAGACGAGGTAGGAACTGTACTTACAGTTGGTGATGGTATCGCCAACGTATATGGTTTGGCCAACGCACAATACGGAGAATTGGTTCAGTTTGACAGCGGCCTTGAAGGTATGGTGTTAAACCTTGAGGAAGATAATGTAGGTATCGTTTTATTAGGACCTTCTAAAGGTGTTAGAGAGGGATCTGTAGTAAAAAGAACTGAAAGAATTGCTTCCATCAATGTTGGTGAAGGTATTGTAGGTCGTGTTGTTGACACTCTTGGAAGTCCGATAGATGGTAAGGGAGCTATTGAAGGTGAAACTTTTGAAATGCCCTTAGAGCGTAAAGCTCCGGGTGTAATTTTCCGCCAGCCAGTAACCGAACCTTTGCAAACCGGTATTAAATCTATTGATGCCATGGTGCCAGTTGGTAGAGGACAACGTGAGCTTGTTATTGGTGACCGTCAAACCGGTAAGACTACTGTTTGTATTGATACTATTCTTAATCAGAAAGAATTTTTTGATGCAGGGAAACCTGTTCATTGTATATATGTAGCAATTGGGCAAAAAGCTTCAACTGTTGCTGGTATTGCCAAAGTACTTGAAGATAAAGGTGCAATGGAATACACTACTATTGTAGCTGCTAATGCATCAGACCCTGCTCCTATGCAGGTTTATGCTCCATTTGCAGGTGCTGCTATTGGTGAGTATTTTAGAGATACTGGTCGCCCGGCTTTGATTATTTATGATGATCTCTCTAAACAAGCCGTAGCTTACCGTGAGGTATCTTTACTTTTACGTCGCCCACCGGGACGTGAAGCTTATCCTGGGGATGTTTTCTTCTTACACTCCAGACTTTTAGAGCGTGCTTCTAAAGTTATTGACGATGATGATATTGCAAAAGGAATGAACGATCTTCCTGATGTGTTGAAAGATAAAATTAAAGGTGGAGGTTCTTTGACCGCGCTTCCAATTATCGAAACACAGGCAGGCGACGTTTCTGCATATATCCCAACCAACGTAATTTCGATTACCGATGGGCAGATCTTCCTTACTTCAGATTTATTTAACTCTGGGGTTCGTCCTGCAATTGATGTTGGTATTTCTGTATCTCGTGTAGGTGGTTCGGCACAAATCAAGTCGATGAAGAAAGTTGCCGGTACTTTAAAATTAGACCAGGCACAATATCGTGAACTTGAAGCTTTTGCTAAGTTCGGTTCAGATCTAGATCCTACTACTTTAAGAGTTATTCAAAAAGGTAAGCGTAACGTGGAAATCCTTAAGCAGGCTGAAAACGATCCTTACCCGGTAGAAGACCAAATCGCGATTATCTATGCAGGTTCTAAAAACCTACTAAAAGATGTTCCGGTAGAGAAAGTAAAAGAATTTGAAAGAGACTATCTTGAATATCTTAATGCGAAGCATAGAGATATGTTAGATACTTTGAAAGCCGGTAAATTAACCGACGAAGTTACAGATACTTTAGTATCAGTAGCAAAAGAACTTTCAGCTAAGTATAAAAAGTAA
- the atpG gene encoding ATP synthase F1 subunit gamma, producing the protein MANLKELRSRITSVSSTMQITSAMKMVSAAKLSRAQDAITQMRPYSEKLTQLLQDLSATLDDDASSKYAEEREVKNVLVVAISSNKGLAGAFNTNIVKGFKYKAKNDYESKNVSLYTLGKKANDVLKKEYEVYKNNNEIFDDLSFENVSEIAEELMQLFLDEKYDKIVLVYNQFKNAATQVVQHEQFLPIEQFDTEEEKQLDYLFEPSKIEIVKELIPKSLKMQLFKALRDSFASEHGARMTAMHKATDNAKELRDDLKLSYNKARQASITNEILEIVGGAEALS; encoded by the coding sequence ATGGCAAACTTAAAAGAATTACGTAGCAGGATTACTTCGGTATCATCAACGATGCAGATTACCAGCGCCATGAAAATGGTGTCGGCGGCAAAGTTGAGCAGGGCTCAGGATGCGATTACGCAAATGAGGCCTTATTCGGAAAAATTAACTCAGCTGTTACAGGATTTAAGTGCAACCCTGGATGACGATGCCAGTAGCAAATATGCCGAAGAACGCGAAGTTAAAAACGTGTTGGTAGTTGCTATTTCGTCTAACAAAGGTCTTGCAGGTGCTTTTAATACCAATATTGTAAAGGGTTTTAAATATAAAGCCAAAAACGATTACGAGTCTAAAAATGTATCACTTTACACGCTTGGTAAAAAAGCCAACGATGTGTTGAAGAAAGAATACGAAGTCTACAAGAATAATAACGAAATATTTGATGATCTTTCTTTTGAAAACGTTTCAGAGATCGCTGAAGAATTAATGCAGTTATTCTTAGATGAAAAATACGACAAGATCGTATTGGTGTATAACCAGTTTAAGAATGCGGCTACTCAAGTTGTTCAGCACGAACAATTTTTACCCATTGAACAATTTGATACTGAAGAGGAAAAGCAACTGGATTACCTTTTCGAACCATCAAAAATCGAGATTGTAAAAGAGCTTATTCCAAAGTCTTTAAAAATGCAATTGTTTAAAGCATTAAGAGATTCTTTCGCTTCAGAACACGGCGCGCGTATGACGGCAATGCACAAGGCAACAGATAATGCCAAAGAACTTAGAGATGATCTTAAATTGTCTTATAACAAAGCTAGACAGGCTTCCATTACCAACGAGATCTTAGAGATTGTTGGAGGGGCCGAAGCTTTAAGTTAA
- a CDS encoding oligosaccharide flippase family protein, with translation MSTLKRFFKDTIIYGFATVLPRLMNFILVPLHTAALSTGDYAINTTFYVWAAFFNVVLTYGMETAFFRFFSQSKEKSKVFSTAFITLSLTTVLFFLLVFLFRDYLFGLLDLEPYYFNILLGILALDTLVVVPFAWLRASNKPIKFAGVKIINIAIVVGLNLYFLWWVRKFPGSTPQIILDNYSDADKVGYIFLANLAASAVTFLILLPYFFRTKIDFSFPLLKKMWKYGWPIMVAGLAFVINENLDKLLLKDMLSDEIMGAYAGCYKLAVFMTIFVQAFKLGAEPFFFNQAKAENAKKTYSLILTYFVIVGSFIFLFLVTFVDFFKELIIRNNDYWIAISIVPIVLLANLFLGIYHNLSVWYKLTDKTRIGMYISIFGAMVTILFNILLIPVLGFIAAAWATLAAYASMAIISYFYGRKYYPIPYNLKKIGGYLMLSVLFSVFSFYVFRGNYFVGITLLLIFIGAVYFFERKQLALIIKS, from the coding sequence TTGAGTACTCTAAAGCGTTTCTTCAAGGATACGATAATTTACGGGTTTGCTACGGTACTTCCCAGATTGATGAACTTCATTTTGGTACCCCTGCATACTGCAGCGTTAAGTACGGGCGATTATGCAATAAATACAACTTTCTATGTATGGGCGGCATTTTTCAATGTTGTACTTACTTATGGGATGGAAACGGCTTTCTTTAGATTTTTTAGTCAGTCCAAAGAAAAATCTAAAGTGTTCTCCACGGCTTTTATCACACTAAGCCTTACCACTGTTCTCTTTTTTTTGTTGGTATTTCTTTTCAGGGATTATCTTTTTGGTCTACTTGATCTTGAACCATATTACTTTAATATCCTTTTAGGAATCCTCGCTTTAGATACTTTGGTGGTGGTACCTTTTGCATGGCTGCGTGCATCTAATAAGCCGATTAAATTCGCTGGCGTAAAAATTATTAATATAGCGATAGTAGTTGGTCTGAATTTATATTTTCTCTGGTGGGTAAGAAAATTTCCGGGGTCTACACCTCAAATCATTTTAGATAATTACTCTGATGCTGACAAGGTTGGATATATTTTTCTTGCAAACCTTGCGGCAAGTGCAGTAACTTTCTTGATCTTATTGCCCTATTTTTTTAGAACAAAAATAGATTTCAGTTTTCCTTTGCTCAAGAAAATGTGGAAATACGGTTGGCCGATAATGGTTGCAGGCCTTGCTTTCGTCATCAATGAAAACCTAGATAAATTGTTGCTAAAAGATATGCTTTCAGACGAAATCATGGGTGCTTATGCAGGTTGCTATAAATTAGCAGTGTTTATGACCATTTTTGTGCAGGCTTTTAAGCTTGGTGCAGAACCTTTCTTTTTCAATCAGGCAAAAGCAGAAAATGCAAAAAAGACTTATTCACTTATTCTTACATACTTTGTAATTGTAGGTAGTTTTATTTTTTTATTTCTAGTAACTTTCGTGGATTTTTTTAAGGAACTAATTATACGTAACAACGATTACTGGATTGCAATTTCAATTGTACCAATTGTGCTATTGGCTAATTTATTCCTGGGAATCTATCATAATCTTTCGGTTTGGTATAAACTAACGGATAAAACCAGAATTGGAATGTATATTTCAATTTTTGGAGCTATGGTTACAATTTTGTTTAATATTCTTCTAATTCCAGTCCTTGGTTTTATAGCTGCAGCCTGGGCAACTTTGGCGGCTTATGCAAGTATGGCTATAATTTCTTATTTCTACGGAAGAAAATATTATCCAATTCCCTATAACCTTAAAAAAATTGGAGGCTATTTAATGCTTTCCGTCTTATTTTCGGTATTTTCATTTTATGTTTTTCGCGGAAATTATTTCGTGGGAATCACGTTATTATTAATATTCATTGGGGCAGTTTATTTCTTTGAAAGAAAACAACTTGCCCTCATTATAAAATCTTAA
- the dut gene encoding dUTP diphosphatase, which translates to MQVKIINKSAHKVPHYETEASAGMDLRANISEAITLKPLERTIVKTGLFIELPVGYEAQVRPRSGLAAKKGITVLNSPGTIDADYRGEIGVILVNLSNEEFTIENGERVAQMVISKHEHISWEEVEMLEETTRGAGGFGSTGNE; encoded by the coding sequence ATGCAGGTTAAAATTATCAATAAATCAGCACATAAGGTGCCTCATTACGAAACTGAAGCTTCAGCAGGAATGGACCTTCGTGCCAATATTTCTGAAGCCATTACTCTAAAACCATTAGAAAGAACTATCGTTAAAACGGGACTTTTTATAGAGCTTCCGGTAGGCTACGAAGCCCAGGTAAGACCAAGAAGCGGGCTTGCCGCTAAAAAAGGGATTACCGTTTTGAATTCCCCCGGCACTATAGATGCCGATTACCGTGGTGAAATTGGCGTGATTTTAGTGAATTTATCTAATGAAGAGTTTACCATAGAAAATGGCGAGCGCGTTGCTCAAATGGTCATTTCCAAACACGAACATATATCCTGGGAAGAAGTAGAAATGCTGGAAGAAACCACTCGTGGTGCCGGCGGCTTCGGAAGTACAGGAAATGAATAA
- a CDS encoding sugar phosphate nucleotidyltransferase, with product MKIIVPMAGRGSRLRPHTLTVPKPLIPVAGKPIVHRLVEDIAKVLNQPIDEIAFILGDPAFFGDDVVNSLKDLAKGLNAKVSIYRQDQPLGTGHAIMSAKESLSGPAVVAYADTLIKADFKLDKDADGVIWTKKVENPEAFGVVNLNEKDEIIELVEKPKEFVSDQAVIGIYYFKDIAVLKEKLEEVLAENLMHGGEYQINDGIKKMMAEDRVFKTGTVDEWMDCGNKAVTVDTNNRMLNFLHQDGEKLISDSVKITNSEITEPCFIGENVELVNAKIGPNVSIGDGTKITNAEIKNSLIQTFAEIKNAKLDNAMIGNFAKFNGEFTQISIGDYSTLE from the coding sequence ATGAAAATTATAGTGCCTATGGCTGGTCGTGGTTCACGACTTCGCCCACATACTTTAACAGTGCCAAAACCTTTAATTCCTGTTGCAGGAAAACCTATAGTTCACAGACTTGTAGAAGATATTGCCAAAGTGCTAAATCAACCCATAGATGAAATCGCTTTTATTCTTGGCGACCCGGCTTTTTTTGGAGATGATGTAGTAAATAGCCTTAAAGATCTAGCAAAAGGTTTAAATGCCAAAGTTTCAATTTACCGTCAGGACCAACCTTTGGGAACCGGTCACGCTATTATGAGCGCGAAGGAATCTCTTTCCGGCCCTGCAGTGGTTGCGTATGCTGATACTTTAATAAAAGCAGATTTCAAACTGGATAAAGATGCCGATGGTGTAATTTGGACAAAAAAAGTAGAAAATCCGGAAGCTTTTGGTGTGGTAAACCTGAATGAGAAAGACGAGATTATAGAGTTGGTTGAAAAGCCGAAAGAATTTGTAAGTGACCAGGCCGTTATTGGTATCTATTATTTTAAAGATATCGCAGTATTAAAAGAAAAACTGGAAGAAGTACTGGCTGAAAATCTTATGCACGGTGGGGAGTACCAAATCAACGACGGGATAAAGAAAATGATGGCCGAGGATAGGGTTTTCAAGACAGGAACCGTAGACGAATGGATGGATTGCGGCAATAAAGCTGTAACCGTAGATACAAATAACAGAATGCTCAATTTTCTACATCAGGATGGTGAAAAATTAATTTCAGATTCTGTAAAGATCACTAATTCTGAAATTACTGAGCCTTGTTTTATAGGCGAAAATGTAGAACTGGTTAATGCGAAAATTGGCCCTAATGTTTCTATTGGAGACGGAACAAAAATTACAAATGCTGAAATAAAAAACAGCCTCATCCAAACTTTTGCAGAAATAAAAAATGCAAAACTGGATAACGCAATGATCGGGAATTTTGCGAAATTTAACGGCGAATTTACCCAAATAAGCATTGGCGATTATTCAACTTTAGAATAA
- a CDS encoding lipopolysaccharide assembly protein LapB, with product MKRNFFIIAVLSGALLTCHPGFAQEEEVVLEEVNQDDLGNVTDEFQEQFFEALKQKGIENYEKALTALEECLKLEPNNPVVYFEMARNYNELKKYEQAINSLEKAQELAPERDDVLNELYKSYTRAEQYDNAVRTLKKLLVVDSSYKEKLANIYLMNQQYDEALQTIDELDQQEGPSTYRNKLRRQIFARTGDTAAQIDNLEESISNNPENEQNYLNLIYIYSDQGDNEKAYNTAQELLNTNPGSTLVHLALYKFHLEREEPDDAVSSMKIVFESEEIDPESKFKVLNDFLLFVDNNPEYEDDLMQVSKMLSERENAPKLYGQLGKYYLNRGQIEEALNFFEAGLAESTEDFELVKNTILLQIELEKYKEARDLSKEMLEVFPAQPILFLLQGIALNQLQEYNEAIEILTFGLDYLIDNPRLEVDFYTQLSGAHKELGEEEKSAEFARKAEELIKEID from the coding sequence ATGAAAAGAAACTTCTTCATTATCGCTGTGCTTTCAGGAGCTCTATTAACTTGCCATCCAGGTTTTGCCCAGGAAGAAGAAGTTGTGCTTGAAGAAGTAAACCAGGACGATCTTGGTAATGTAACTGATGAATTTCAGGAACAATTTTTTGAAGCCCTAAAGCAAAAAGGGATTGAAAATTACGAAAAAGCATTAACAGCCCTAGAAGAATGCCTGAAACTGGAGCCTAATAATCCCGTGGTTTACTTTGAAATGGCCAGGAATTACAATGAATTAAAGAAGTATGAACAGGCAATTAACAGTCTTGAAAAAGCACAGGAATTAGCTCCGGAGAGAGATGATGTGCTTAATGAACTTTATAAAAGTTATACGCGAGCTGAGCAATATGATAATGCAGTCAGGACCTTAAAAAAATTACTTGTTGTTGATAGCAGTTATAAAGAGAAACTTGCGAATATTTATTTGATGAATCAGCAGTATGACGAGGCACTGCAAACAATAGATGAACTGGACCAACAGGAAGGCCCCAGCACCTACCGAAATAAATTACGCCGACAAATTTTTGCCCGTACCGGCGATACTGCTGCACAAATTGATAACCTGGAAGAAAGCATCAGTAATAATCCGGAAAACGAACAAAACTACCTGAACCTAATCTATATCTACAGCGATCAGGGGGATAACGAAAAGGCTTATAATACTGCTCAGGAATTATTAAATACCAATCCTGGATCTACTCTTGTACATCTTGCTCTCTACAAATTTCATCTTGAAAGGGAAGAGCCTGATGATGCCGTAAGTTCAATGAAAATCGTTTTTGAGAGTGAAGAAATTGATCCCGAATCTAAGTTTAAAGTGCTTAACGATTTCCTGCTATTTGTAGATAATAATCCAGAGTATGAAGATGACCTAATGCAGGTTAGTAAAATGCTTAGTGAACGCGAAAATGCGCCTAAACTTTACGGGCAGCTTGGTAAATATTATTTAAATCGCGGTCAAATTGAAGAGGCGCTTAATTTTTTTGAAGCCGGTTTAGCGGAAAGTACAGAAGATTTTGAGTTAGTAAAAAATACTATTTTACTGCAAATTGAGTTAGAAAAGTATAAAGAGGCCCGGGATTTGAGTAAAGAGATGTTAGAAGTGTTTCCGGCGCAGCCAATTTTATTTTTATTACAGGGTATCGCATTAAACCAATTGCAGGAATATAATGAAGCTATAGAAATACTTACATTTGGCCTGGATTACCTAATTGATAACCCGAGGTTAGAAGTAGATTTTTACACACAATTAAGCGGGGCGCATAAAGAACTGGGAGAAGAAGAGAAATCGGCGGAATTTGCAAGAAAAGCCGAAGAATTAATAAAAGAAATAGATTGA
- a CDS encoding DUF4292 domain-containing protein, whose amino-acid sequence MYRKILGLILLSVFVVSCGSRKGTKGIATRNAEAANIIENHYDAETDFKTLSGKLRTVYQSEERTQSVNLSFRMEKDKAIWMSATVLGFPVARAYITPSRVSYYEKVSQTYFDGDFRLLSDLLGTPLDFQKLQNLLIGQAIYDLREEEFEFSQTARGFQFLPSEEGVIKKMFLLDSKTYKASAQQLAQTAENKSVTVTYSNYQEVEGKIFPEEISIIANESGSSTRIELTYRSLEFDQGELSFPFDIPSGYEEISL is encoded by the coding sequence ATGTACAGAAAGATTTTAGGCTTAATATTATTGAGCGTCTTTGTTGTTTCCTGCGGAAGCCGGAAAGGGACTAAAGGAATTGCGACCAGGAATGCTGAAGCAGCAAATATCATTGAAAACCATTATGATGCTGAAACCGATTTTAAAACTCTAAGCGGGAAATTAAGAACGGTTTACCAAAGCGAAGAACGTACCCAATCGGTGAATTTAAGCTTTAGAATGGAAAAAGATAAGGCGATTTGGATGAGTGCTACGGTTTTGGGATTTCCGGTAGCCAGGGCCTATATTACCCCATCTCGTGTTAGCTATTACGAAAAAGTAAGTCAGACCTATTTTGATGGTGATTTTAGATTGTTAAGTGATTTGTTGGGCACGCCCTTAGATTTTCAAAAACTTCAGAATCTATTGATAGGGCAGGCCATTTACGATCTTAGGGAAGAGGAATTTGAGTTTTCCCAGACAGCCAGAGGTTTTCAGTTTTTGCCTTCAGAAGAAGGAGTTATTAAGAAAATGTTTCTGTTAGATTCTAAAACCTATAAAGCATCTGCCCAGCAACTGGCCCAAACCGCTGAAAATAAAAGTGTAACAGTTACTTATTCAAATTACCAGGAAGTAGAAGGAAAGATTTTTCCGGAAGAAATAAGTATTATTGCCAATGAATCTGGCAGTAGTACAAGAATAGAACTCACGTATAGGTCTTTAGAGTTTGATCAGGGAGAATTGAGTTTCCCATTCGATATACCATCAGGTTATGAAGAAATTAGTTTATAA